In the Glycine max cultivar Williams 82 chromosome 6, Glycine_max_v4.0, whole genome shotgun sequence genome, tcctttattttaaaaagagacATTTAGTGCTCAACTTTTATAAAATCTTTGATCTTATTTCTtctgttaaattaaaaatattaactattaaaagactaatattaattatgacatagattaaacaaataattttgtgtcACGTTACTATGTTTGAATTACATCATATTAATTTCTTACAAATCAACACTTTTCGAATTTGATGAAAAATCAAAGTTGTAGATTTCATCAAACTAGAGGATTAATATctctattttagaataaaaggactaaaattatgaattttaaaaaatataataataaaatatttttattttaaaataaaaaaaataaaattatgaattttgaaaaataggaGAACCAAAAACTACATTTAAACCTATTTACAATTATTGTGtcatacataaaataataatctttatCCATGTTTTTTACATAGATCTGCTACTATTCCCAACAATAGAACTTGAAGAAAGGTCACATCCAAGGagatgaagattgaagaactcACAAATAAATCATTAGAAGTCTAAAAgattagaagaaaaatattcttcACCAACATTAAATCAACAAAACAAGgggaaatcaaattaattaatatgagaaAAGTCAACAACTAATAAAGATAATGGAGAAAATCATGAAAGGGATCTAGAAGAATCATTTCAAGGGAGTGTCTAAGATTGACTTCGTAAAATTTGGtccattaaatataaaacatgaGATGTTATATTGTAGAGTTCTGATTCAAAAAATGAGGTGTATTTAATGCATAAtgagaattaaatttttatcactaaggtttagGTGGTTTAAATGCAAATTGAAAGATTACATTTTAATAGATAAAACCTATTTAAATTGATgcattaaaagttattttttatttcagctttgaagagaacttatttattaCAGTTGCTAACAATCTTTACtataaatagaaaagagaaTTAGTAAAGAAGACACATATGAAGAAAGAATGTGTGAAAAGAGAAATTGAGAAAGAAAGTCACTTTATTGAGAGAGAAATGTCTTTGTGTAAGAGTGTTATCACTTCTTGTAACTATTAAGTGAGGTACTATGATTTATAGAGTGATACATAATTTAGGGTGGTTACAATCTTGTAGTCTTTGTAGTGTTCTCACGATTCTTTGTAGGCGTGAGTAATTTTGTTTGAGGGAATATTGTTCATTATCCaatagtggtatcagagctatgGTCGGGAACACACAAAGGTTTGAGATACCATTATTtcatggaaaaataaattttatgatttggcAGAATACCATTCAAGATCTTTTGGTGCAGCAAGGTTTTGATCAGGCGTTAGAAGATGAAAGGCTagcttttataaataaaatcaaatggaTTAAAATCCAAAGGAGGGCTGTGAGCACAATTCGATTAGATGTTGCTTTCGAGATAAAACACAATGTGTTGAAGGAGACAACATCGAAGGCCTTGTGGGAGAAGCTCAAGAATATCTATGCGTCAAAGTCTCTAACCAATCGCTTTTGTTTGAAGATGGAGTTGTATCAACTCAAAATGgagatggaaggagatctccaTGACCACATCAATTAGTAAGCTAATTGTTGAATGCAGATGATAAACTCTCTGATGAGGAGCAgacattgttgttgttggctTCACTGCTAAGGTTCTTCAAAGCTTTGGTTCAAACATTGCTTGTGGGAAGATCAACTTTGAAGTTGGATGAGGTGACCGCCACTCTTAGAGAAAATGAAACAATGATGAGAACTTAAAATGATGATGAACACTATGCACTAGCTCTGGTGGAGTCTAAGTGAGAGAGGAATCATTCAAGGAAACATGATGGGCCAAGAAGAAGATCAAAATCGTAATCGCGTTTGCAACGAGATATGAGTAACATGCAATGTTACTATTATGATGAGAATGATCATGTGCAAGTGATGTACAAATAAATGAAGAAGGAATTGAAGAAATTAAGAGATATGAACAAAAATAGCGCCAACTCCCACGCTAATGtagtaaaaaatgttgaagatgatgtgTTTTTGACAACAAACGATGAGGttgttaaaacaaaatgagtgaTGGACTCTAGTGTCTCAAAGCACATTTGTAGAGATCGAAAGATGTTCAAAACTTTGAAAACCGATAGAGAATTCGCCCATTTCAAGTTAGGAAATGGTGGAAAAATAAAGATTGAAGGGAGCATGAAGATGAAGCTCCATGATGGTGTTATTCGAACTTTCTCAAATGTGAGGTTTGTACCTTTTACTATTGTCAAGATCATTTATGTGGAGGAGATGACATCACAAGAATACAAGTATGTTGGTTCAAAGTGAGAATGCAAAGTGCATAAGAGAAGACACTTGGTGTTGCGAgggcgaaaaaaaaaaaaaaagataacttttactaTTTGGATGGACAAGTCTTAAAAAGGAACTATGATaacaaagtgaaaaaaaaaggtaaaattttcTAATGTTATAGAAGTGTAGGGAGACACTTCCGTTGAAGGAAGAGTTTGTTTACTTTTAAATTGATCAAAGGATATTTCTCTTTTGGGTTGAGGAAAAGAATAATGAAATTCCAAGCTAAAAGATAAGGTACATTTAATGCATAGtgagaattaaatttttagccaaagtaatttttttttcagccTTTACGTTAATTCTTCAATTAGGAAATTCCTATTTGGAACCGATGGGCACCAAGAAAATGGGGAACGTGCAACTCAACTGCACTATTCACCAGACTGGTTCATAGAAAAGCATGCCCACCCAaccccaaaataaaaataagaacaatacAAGCACTCAATAACTTTAAAAGCATATATATTCAAGAAGGTACAGAAAAATCATGTCTCTATGTTCTTACATTTCCTTCCAAACAAGGCATAGTTTTCATCTCCTTCCAAGAGCTCGAACACCCAACCCAAGACATAGCGCATGTCATATCAAGCAATAATAACTAGCAGGTGGTTTAGTTCTTCTCGGTGTTGCTCTCCAACTCCCTTCTCAACTGGAGAGAAAAATCATCactaacatcatcatcatcccaATCATCCTCCCACTGTTGAGTCACTTCCTTCCCTTCTTCCTTGTCATCCCACTCTGAAAGTTGTAATACAAAAAGTGCAACAGAAATAAGTAACATTAGAATGACTCCCAGACcccaaacaaaagttgaataagcaTTCTCTAATACCCAAAGAACTTTCAAATACCATCactagaaacaataaaaaaatagaaaatgaaaataaaaaagtacaaGCAATCAAATGAATCTTAATATCAGCATAAATCAAAAACAGAATCAACTGCATTAAGATTGAGGAGCTAACTAATGACAGATTAATGCCTTGTCTGGATGCACTAAAGCAGATAGAATATGTAGTGTATGGTAAACATGATAAAAACAGATCAGAATATGCATAACACGAGTTCTCATCCtgtttagtaaattttataaataaaacagaACATAACATGGGTGGCTTTTAGGGTAGAGCCCCTGAAGTGTGCTGTAAATATACATCTTGAAATTTAACCTGTTACTGTAGAGGGGGGAGTACTGGTttttatgttgttgttgttattattatttattactactacattttagtccttgaaaacaataaaaaaaaacttcgtaccccattgctcagaggctcttcgctatgcgaaggtatgggggagggatattgtacgcagccttacccttgcatatgcaaagaggctgtttccggattcaaacccatgaccaacaagtcaccaaggcacaactttaccgctgcaccaggacTCGCCCTCTCCTTGAAAACAATAACTGTTAAATTGCAATAAAGTCCTCCCACCCAGTCCATCTTTCTCACATTGCTTCTGTTACTAGTTACTACAAAGCTCAGCACCATTACTTCTAacaggaaaagaaaattttaatcccTAAACAATTGTATTTGCACCGCAAGGTTTAATAGCCTTCCCTAAGTGatcaattaataaatttcaattataaacAAACTTCTTGAGCCAAGAAACACACCATCTTATCTATACATCTATACACAAGAATAAATGAATGTCAATCaatctttagtttttttattgatcttAAGAAGTAAATGCATAAATGTCCATTTCATTATCCATTAGTAAAGCTTTGGtggttcaaaatttcaaatctaGGCCAGAAGGTcatttttaactatatattcattcaaagttaaaatttgaagttgaaTAGAAAGCTCATTTGcgaaaaaaatgaattcataaaaatacctcataaagaaaAGGTGCATATAAGATATTAGAAGCAACAAGAGCAAATCAAACACTGCATAACACAAACTGTACCTTCAACGCTAACGAAAAATGGGAAATGTAAGAAAAGAAGGGAAGAGATTCATTTCATGAAGGAGAACGAGGTAAGGCATGGAGCTTCACGATGTGGGTTTATGGTTGGAGGTGTTGCTTTGCAGTGGAAGTGCCACAGCTTTGTGGCACAGTGTGAGGGTGGTGGCTCTAGTTGCAGGTAGTATGGACCGTGGTTTGTTGAGGTGCAGAGATCACACATATATgggcaaaaaaattgaaacagggAGAAACTCACAAATTTAACTGAGTATCCTAACTGATCTACATATAAATTTAAGGTAGCGAATCTTATTGTTTAATAGTTCAAGAAACTGGGGTTAGAGGCCAGGCCACCCATAAAATGAGTTAAAAATTGATCTATTTTGGTTctatcaaaaacaaaaaggagatcAAGGAGTACGTAATAGAAGATATAAGATATATCCATTCTCTTCTGTACATACACCAAATGCTATAGGTCCAAACCACCGACTGATGTTGAAGGATCAGCGGATGAGTTGTGGATTTGTGGTTAGGGGTGAAATGGCACTCGAACCCAGAGCTAGCTGGTTCTCCACGAAATGCATTGAGGCACAGCAGTTGACTAGACATCTGGGGGTAAAGCACTGTTTCCGTGTGGCTGCAATAGTGATACCAAATCGAGGCAAACTCTGAATACTAGATATGATCTCAAAATAACAAGGTCCTGGCTCCACTCAAATGTGCAACAAAACGTGATAAAATCcctaatttatgataaaatgaTGATGGATAGGATTACTGATCGATTTCTTAGGGATCAAAGCGTCAGATAGGTAACAttcaaatcaatttgaaagataCAGAACAAACATGGGCAAAAAACGAACAACAACATAAAATTGAaacatgcaattttttttttgtggatttACCTTCATTGATTTCGAACTCTTCGAACTCGTCGTCGTCTTCGAAGAGATCGATCTTGACGTCATCGGCGGCTGCTTTTGGTTCGGTGGCCATGGACAAAGCTGAATCTGCAGTTATTTCGAAACCCTAAGTTCGTATAATTGATGAATTCATTGATAAAAAGAATGGGGGAAATTAAAGAATGGGGGAAATTAGGGTTGATAAAGGGTAATGATACGGTGTGGCAGTGTCATGAAAACAAATAGAAGAGAATTCATATAATGAGAGTGAAAACAGTACTTACCGGCTGATGAAGAAGAACAGAAACAAAGAAGAATAATCTGCTGTTGCTGCTTTTGAATGAGGTAACGTTCTCAGCACTCAGTGCGCTGTTTTAAGGGATCAGTCTCCAGTAGTTGTTTATTTATGTTCTTTTGGGCCTAGGGAATATTGAACTATATTGGGCCAGTTACTTAGGAATTTGGGTGTAATTTgggacatgctaggtgcacccagcaacattgctggtgcacccagcaattaggtgaatgggcaaaattgtccttatattaaaaaaataattccttctttcggaagaaggttcttccggtagaacaatttattttatcagaagaaccttcttccggagaAGCTACCGGAAGAAGATTCTTTCGGTAGAACAAATTGTTCATccagaagaaccttcttccgaaaAGTTTTcgaaagaaggttcttccggtagaACAAATTGTTtatccggaagaaccttcttccgggaGAATAAATTGTtctaccggaagaaccttcttctggAAAGCTTCCGGAAAAAGGTTCTTCCGATAGAATACAaattgttcttccggaagaaggttcttccggaaacttttcggaagaaccttcttccgaaaGATTTCCGGaaaaaccttcttccggaagaagaaattattttttttaacgcaAGGGCAATTTTGCCCATTCACCTAATTGCTGGGTGTACTAACAATGTTGCTGAgtgcacctagcatgtcccGTGTAATTTtacttgtattatttttcttaaaaaaaaaaagaagaaaagaaaattttctccGAAACTACTGAATCTGTGAATCACCCTTTAGGAGGAGCATGTCGACCAAACAAGAAAAATCCTTTAAGATACGTACTGATTATTTCTTTGTCTATTTTATGAGCTAATTACATAGGATTACTGACTTTATATTGGTTGtgtttaaacaaattaaaaaaaagattgtgatagtataattttttaaaaattattattttaacttaaaataaaaatactattttttttataaaaaaaattcagttttttttaattagaacaaTGGGTGAAAATTTAGAACACTTAAAGAAAGAAATGAGGTAAGCTCtagaatatttattattattagattgaaatataataactaattagGTTTTGTTCTTTAAATATGTGGTTATGAATTCGATATTTGTTTTgagtttatagaaaaatatttattgggaGATGTCAACTAAGAACACTCCAAGTTTTGAGTACTAATAATATACCATAAGAAAAACTATTagaattcttttattatattttgtataaatatgttgttgttgtgtctttgttatattatatttattaataaaagagtattatattaatttcttatagttaaaatgtttgaaaaaaaatttaagtctaatattagttttatgatgacaatcctaGATAGACTATGTTATGTATTGAGTTTTAGTTTTCGAGGTTTTTTTGTGTCGTTGGAAAGCTtgttaaaaagttataattcaTTCATACACCttagaaactaaaatcaacTTCTATCTTAGAGAAAATCAGCTTCAAAGTAAGTCATTTGATCATGAAAAACACTTTAAGTTCCACATTGGACAAATATAACTTCATGAACTCCTTTTTTCTCCTATATATAGAGGAGACCAACAAGTCTTATATTCACCAAAGAATTAAGTGGGCTTAACCTTAACCTCAGGACTGTCAATGCGTTTTTGGAAGTGGTCACAAGATCATCTTCCTTTTCCTTGTTGAGGAATTGCTTGTGTTGTGGAACACAATTATTTGATTTGGATGAGACATGCttgttttaaatgtattttatatctttatgacttctttaatgttttaaatttattgtgagATGTATCTCACTTGCTTGTTTGGGTTTGGATTAAATCTCACTCTTACAGGTGAGTCTCTATAAAGTTATGATGATGATACTACATGAGAGATTTAGGTCTtcactttatattattattaattttagggCTATAGATGTTCTGAAACAATGTAAAATTGCGATAtaagttttattcatttatctaaggattaaattaataagtagtttttcatcatattttatttgatatgcttTGTATAGACTTTGGGGCGCCAAGATTTATTTAACATGGAGTTacattatttatcaatttatttcccttaagtttataaatatttggtATGTAATACTCTTATCgtgaaataagtatttttttttaaatcgatACATCATTTTAATTAGAGTCCGTTACGAAcgaatttagaaaatattacaaGTATATGCTCTTAGGGTAGAAAAATATTACATCAAccctttaaataaatttcaacatttaaaagattaattattaactttcgagttgattcaaataaaaaagataaagaaaacctcaaaatttaattgatttccGACGTGATGGAAAAGGTGATGGAGACTATGCAAGGATTTCCAGTCACAAGATTTATCGATGAAGCCAGGAATCCTCCATAGTCCATAGTCTCAACCTTCTCCATAAAGCTCTCCACTCTCAACACGTCCAACTTCAGTCCCATGTGGTCTCTCATTCCTGTTCGTTCTTACATGCATTATGACAAGTTTccatgtttgtttgatttgattataGGTTAGTCAAGctaattttcaaacaaaaacataaactaaatgattttttttgggtAACTAAACCGATAAATTTTGGagaatcaattttttgtttgtcctcggtacaattaaattatatcaaCAACAATAAAGGTTTTATTCTATTAGATGAAGTTGATTATATAATTTGTCtctcaaaataattaacaactaaTTAAAAGAGAGGCGatgttatttaaaatagaaagattttttttaccttagtAATGAATGCAATTTTCAATTGACGAGACAGAAAAGCAATAGGCAAAACGGAACATATGatttcaatcataaatttagtcaattcatattcatatatgtAAGCAACTACTGAGAAAGAAATATCCTGTTTCAGACCCTCCATATTAACATCAGAACCTTGGAATACACAATTATTTCTCAACCTCCAAACCAGAAccaccctatatatatatatatatatatatatatatatatatatatatatatatatatatatatatggctgggtagttaaattaaactaaaccatACTCACCCTATATCAACATCAAACTATACGGCTAAGAAATAATTGGATCAtcttatttctattttcttgaACGGGAAGATGAGGATCCTAATACATTTAGATACAAATGGTTCAGGAGTAAACATTTTCTAAGAACATTTGAACTATTTTATTTCTAagcaaaataatcatttattttaaattattgttttgttaACTACAACATTAAGAACTCGCTTATTAAAAAGCTTTTAACGGTATTTAGGGTTAAGAATAATTTAATACTTAAATAAgcaaaatataaattgatttcGTTCATActcttaaaagattaaatattaaaaatagaatgagaaaaaaattaaatgaaacgtATCTAAGtttcatttcaaaatattttgttttttatattcctTGCTGTATCGTCTGCCAAACATAGCGCAAACCTAATGGATCCTATAGCTAAAATCGAATCTTAGCAAAATTATCTTGccaaattaatgaaataagaaACTAAGGATTAATACCTTCCTAGCTAGGAGAAAATTTAAGTCAGGTCCCTATATATCCAAAACATTAACTTTGTTGAAGTTCTACTTTATATCAATCGAGTTTGTGCATGTTTGGAAACTaattatcaatgttttttttttattattatttcgttGAATAGTTAAAAGATGTAGAAGCAAAACACGTGTTtggaataaatttattaaatgtgAATATGACACTCTCAATATTTGAAGTATGTAGAAGCTACTTGTAATAGCTTTCCAAAGTTGTGAATCCACTTTGATTC is a window encoding:
- the LOC100500106 gene encoding protein DSS1 HOMOLOG ON CHROMOSOME V — encoded protein: MATEPKAAADDVKIDLFEDDDEFEEFEINEEWDDKEEGKEVTQQWEDDWDDDDVSDDFSLQLRRELESNTEKN